CCTGCTTGTTGGGATGCCTCACCCACTGTTTCAAAGCCCCACCAATTGTGCTGAATGAACATGTAGTGTCTAGAGCCCGTGTGCGTGTACTATCTACTTTAAGACATGATTTTGCAACACAGTACATATTCTATATAAATCTGAGACATATTCCATTGATATTGGTATTCAGTTATTTCCTCAATTGAGCTAGACTATTAACAGAGTCAAACGcctttttataatcaataaatgcacaattcattttcttatttttttaaaatggtaaaatcaGCAATTATTTTCAGTGAGAATATATGATCAACAGTACAATAGTGTTGTTCTCAAGAAAACAGTAAAGTCTATTATTTAAAGGCGAAGTAAACAATTAACCAAAACAGCTTAAAATAGTGATCTCACCGTAATTATCAGGATAATTATTATCCCCCTTATTTTGGTATATAGGTAAAATAATGCCTTTACTCCAAACTTCAGGAAAAATGCCTGACTCTAGTATGACTTTAACCATTGGCATAAATTTGGGattattacaatatttcaagttatcatttaaaatattatcaaacagTGAAGGACTTTTATTGTTCTATAAAGTTCAACAATTTTTTGATTTAAGATACATCGGATGGTGCATTTGAAACATAGACTCatcaattttcttaaataatgtaTCATCCATATGAACCAATTGATTAAGTTTAACAAAGTGCTCATTGAAAACTACACTAAGtcttgatattttaaacatagtttCTTTCCTTTCACTACTATATTAATTTAACATGTTCCAataagatttgttcaataatcCCAACCCATGTAATATTTCACATAGTATTGTAAACAGTTGAACGTAAacccttattttttatttaaatcatattggTAAGCTCTTAGATTACTGTTAatctttttatactttttactgCTACTTACCACATCACTGAACGTATCATGTGATCATAGTATCGTATTCTATATTTGTTCTTAGAAACCTGATAATGTttacgaacattaaaacaatctttatcaaaccatgtttttttcatttattttctctttttcaaaatcgcttgcttctttaaaacaaagatattacAATTATCAGCAGCACCAGTAATTATATCTGGCACTTTTCCAGTGATGTTATTTATCAAGTCACTAGAATGGAATTTCTCTAAATAAATACTATCAAGCTGTTGTTTTAAATCAGCAATAACAGTATTATCAAAAGACTCCAAGAATTACTCCAAGCAGAACTTTTCCAAATTGTAATTTTAGTGACATAATTACTCTCTATGTTACaaatcatcatatcatcatcagtAGTCGCTAATTTAACACCATGACTTAAACCGTCAACAATAATTTCAGGTAAATCGTATAACTTAAAGCACAGTGAACATACGAGAGAATAGGATCAACATCTAAGCTCTCAAAGTCTTTAAAACATGGACAATTGCAAGGTTGCAATTAAACATAATCAACTATACTAGCACGGTTGCGTGTACTTTttacaacatacatgtttttaccACAACGTTCACTTGCAATAAAAACATCCTGCAGTTGTACATAAATCAAGCAATCTATGACCATAATTATTGACTGTATTATCATTAGAAAAGCGTTCTAGTGAATACAAAAGATCAGTAAAATTGCGAACagacaaaatcaaaattttTACAAAGAAGTGTGGCTGCGAGCATTGAAAATTGAAACCGTTCATTATAATAAAAGATGGATCAgcatacaaacattttatatcaattatgttACTTTCTAACTTGTCAAAAATTTCATGTTAGCTATAAATATACCCCTCAGGAGGGATGTATACAATTCCAAACACGGTCTCTGAATCATGGCAACAAAGCCATACACAATTGTCATGGCTTGTTTGTAAAAGagaaacacaacaataaacaatgttaTCTTTTATAAATACACCAATACCTTCAGACCTTTTTACACAGACGTCTCTATATACTCATTTAAAAGTAAACCCACCTATATGAGGCTGGTCAGATTCATCTATTTTTTAGCTTACACAATAGTTATGATCAGCTACATCAAGATCTTCATCATGACTAGAATCAACATATGGTCTGTCACCTACAATGCAGCTTTTAACatcaaacatatgttttttaataCTAAGGAAATGACTAAGCTTACTTTAACTGAATAAAGTGTTATTATAACATGTTTGagcattttcaatataaacagtTGCATTGAGATCAATATATTCATTATGAAAAACATCTTGACTGGAAATAGGAGAAAAGTTATAAGCATGACTAGAAACAGGAGATTTATTATCTTGGATATCACATTTTCTATTGACAAATATGTCTGGGCTTAGATCATTATTATAACAACAAGAAAATTCTCATTTAATCCACTACATTGCCTAATATCAGAAGTACCAGTATCAGAGTCTATATCATATAGCAAGCACCATTTGACGTATCTGAAATCACCAagattgtttaatttttaaagaaaaatacaattccttcactttttgaaaatactttgaatgattatttgaaaaataaaggaCAATTATGTCGTGTGGTTTTATGCTTATGTACATAAAGGGAAGTAATGCTGTGTAGTTTTATGGTTTTGTAAATACAGGGAAGTAATGCTGTTTGGTCGACCTATAAACactaaatgttatattatatttatatatataatttccaCATGTGTGACCTTAGTTCAATAATCTAGATAAATATCATTACAGATGACAGGATGGTTCGGAAACGCTTTTACAAACTTGTGGTCGTGGTAGCCATAACAATGCTTGTTTTCTATAACATCAAGGTTGACGATGCGCGACATATGTCGATAAATCTTAAAAACACGGGTTTATATCCAAACAAGGACAAAAGgtatgtttaactttttgctTTATTTGCTCAATGGTAGAGAACTAGGatggtattcataaaatacaaatgatatcgttttattttgttacctTTTTGCGTGCATTATTACCttcctttaaaatgttaaattaaaacaaaatgaggaGAACTTAATATGTTTGAGTTATTACTCAAGTACAGCTATCGTTCTAAAGCAATATTTGGTCAAAATTGTtaactaaatcatttaaaaaaatacaaattccgTTATTTTTTGGGTAATTACATAAGTATAAACGAGAAACTAAGGCTTGTACCCGTAAACCTTTATGAGAGCTCATCGCCGTACTTCTACATGAGTTGAAACCAACGACTTCATAGATGACAGACGATAGACCGACTTACTTTCCATGATGGACGCTAGACCCGTACACTCTCAATGACAAACTTTAGACCTTTTCACTCTCGATGTCGGACGCTAGACCGGTTTACCCTCAGAGACAGGCGCTATACCGGTCTATTCTCTATGGGCGGTTTACTCTTCACGACGGACGCAAGATCGGTTTACTCTGTATGAAGGACACTAGACCGGTTCAGTCTCTATGGCGGACGCTAGAACAATTTACTTTCTGAGGCGAACGCTTTACCGGTTTACTCCCTGTGGCTGACGCGAGAACGATTTACTTTCCAAAACGGACGCTAGACATCCATACTCTATATGGCGAACGCTAGACCAGTTTACTGTCTTTGGCGTACACTAGACTAATTAACTCTCTATGGCGGACGCGAGACCTGTTTACTCCCCGTAATGGATGCGAGACCGGTTAACTTTTCACGACGGACGCTAGACCGGTTTACTCTCTATGTCTAACACTAGACCGATTAACTCTCTATGGCGGATATGAGACCGGTTTAACCTCCATGAAGGATGCAAGACCGGTGTTCTCTTCGCGACGGACTCTAGACCGGTTTACTCTGAATGAAGGACAAAAGACCGGTTTACTCTGTGGCGGACACAAGGCCTTTTTCTACATGACGGACGCTAGACCGTTTTTACTCTATATGGCGGACGCTACACTAGTTTACTCTGTATGGAGGACGCTAGACCGGCTGCTCTAAATGAAGGACGCTAGACCGATTTTCCCTTTATGGTTGAAGCAAGACTTTTTTACTCTGAATAGAGGACGCTTGACCGTTTAACTCTCTATAAAGTAGGCTAGACCGATTTACTTTCTATGGCGGACGCTAGACTGGTTAACTATGTTCGGAGGACTGTAGACCGGCTTACTCTACATGGCGGACGCAAGACGGATTTACTCTCTATGTTATGCGCTAGACTGGTTTTCTCTGTACGGAGGACACTACCAGTTTACTCTCCATGATGGACGCTAGACCGTTTTTCTCTCTTAACGGACGCAAGACTGGTTTATTTTCCATGACGGACTCTTGACCGGATTACTTTAAATGGCAGACGCTAGACCGGTTTGTTATTTATGGCGGACGGTACACCGGCTTACTATCGATGATGGACGGTAAACCGGTCGAATCTCGATAGACTCGTTTACTCTGTGTAGCGGACACTAGACTGGTTTACTCTATTTGTCGGACTTACAGCGGTTTTTCCTATATGATGGGCGCTAGACCGGTTTACACTATATTGGGGGCGCTAAACAGGTTTACACTCTATGGCGGTCGCTAGACCCGCTAACTCTCCATGGCGGACGCTAGACCGGTTTACTTTCTATGGCGGACTCTAGACCGGTAAATTTTGTTTGACGGACACAAGACCGTTCAACCTTAGTTATCTAGGAAAAAAAATTACGCGTGTGCCCACTAAAAGAGACAAAAAGTggtttacagaaaataaattgCTGTCGGATGCCAAGTTCTGTTATCGAAAGTGATCTACCACTGAAGATGCAATACAAGTTTTACATAATGCCATTGAAACTGCCATTTTAAATAAGAAACGATTACCATGTGCATATGTAGACCTGATTAACTAGCTATACAGCTGTTTATATCTATTCTTTTTCACAATATTGCTATACCAAAACATTCTCCATATTTCTTAAGCTATacttgaattgttattgatattggcTACTTTGTAACGATGCTCACATGCAtggatattgtgtttatttgcatttctttcatgcttttcgatgaaatatggagttttatcagtgaaataacaacagtgattGCATTGCCTTCCCTGCAGTGAAATTATCAACTTTTGGGACAACTGTTTTTCAAGAATTGTAGTAACTTCCCTTGGATCTCAATTAAATTGAATTACCttccttttaaaaatacatgtacactaaGTTGCGTCTGCGACACTTTTGACTacagaaaaaagtaaaaacaaatacttatatgtgatttattttataattaacacagaaaaaaaagataaatatggATGATATTAACGAAAATGTCTTAGTTTTCTTGTTTGGACACTTTTTGATGCggatgcatttttaaatagcAATTCTGAAATTGAGCAATTTGATGAACACACAGCTAGAGAAACAACAGAATTactacaaaataattaaaacaatgctGCCAGATCTATGGTAGAAGAACATTCCCAAATTTCAGAAATAGTATGTGGAAGAAAATTTAGAAATGTGAATGTAGATCATTTTCTcgaagaaaatgtaaacaaaaatacagtGCTAAACAAAAAGTGGTCATAAAGTGTTTCTTTCTCACAAAGGAGAACACCGCAACATTAATTAATTCCGCCTGATCAACTTAATGACTTGGTCTGTAATGGTTAGCTTTCTGTAACAAAAAAATGGGGAAGAGTATGACCGACAAGTTTGAGAAGCTTTTTCAGTTCTATCGACAGACACTGAAAGGTATCACAATCAAAAGTATGCATCGTAAAACGACATAAAAAGCAAAGACAAATCTCTGAAAAGGCAATTGCTTGGAAACAAACCAAAGGCCGCAGAATCCCTGACAGATCAgcacattgaaaataaatatgaagcAAAAACCCAATGAGATTTACCAGCAAAATCATTGTTCACTCCATGTGGTTCATATGAGTTACTTCCATCGGGATGTGCACTGGCATTGAGATCCATACTCTTAAGTGGGTTGATATTTCTGTTAGTCTCGATGAAGGCTTCGGACGCGAGTTCTTGCAGCTGTCTAAAGAAAGACAAACAAAGACCTGTAATGGGGCAAATGCACGCGACATAAGGTATTTACATAACATTGCCAGTAATATTAAAgcttagaaatatatatatttctttttgtaaCAAAATGCTTATGagagtttgatttaaatataaaacacacacaaaaaccccacaaaaaacacaattgtaccaataattattatttctgaaCAAATGACCATACCCCTAAAGAGACAAAGCCAACTAAGAGCTCATGCTGTGCTGGCAGATCCTGCAACAGGTCCTGTTCATCTATACAGAACATACACATACAAGCCCAGCTGAAATGCTTCAGGAAAACACCCCGCTTTCCCTCAGCATTTATACTTCACGTCAGGGTGGATGGTTCAAGAGATCTGCAATGGGTTCAACAAACTGTATAACATCATGGATAGAATGAAAGCAGATGCTGGCATAGACGAAGCGAGAATTACTCCCTACAGGTATAATTAACAGcaatttattcaataacaaatatatcatcCTCAAGTTTTTTGCGTCATTTTTTCCATAGTTGTTTTCCTTTGTTGCTGCTAGTGTCAAACATTGGCTCTCGTTTGGATagatacatttcaaacatcaaaacattgcTCAAACACTTTGAAAGTTTTTCATTTCATCTTAGTTTCAAGTATGCACGTTGTTATATGTTGATGTTCTTTTGCAGGGCCAGAAAACGAATGGTTCAGAAGCTCAACGATGAAGGTATACCTTCCAACCAAATCGTCCAAATTTCAGGCCATACGAATATAAACAGCCTGCATAATTACAGTAAATTGAACACAAACCAGTCTATGGAGATCTCGGATATTCTGTCGAATGATAATTCCAATGGTGGACCAACTAATGCATCCAGAAGAAACATGCATGCAGCCGATGCTGCTACGAACATGTTCCGTTGTTTCTTTGTAAAGACCAATTTCATAGGAAATGTCACTTTCAATTTTAAGAATCAAGGACAAAACACTCTCTCGCAGAAGCAGCATGTGGTGAACAGAAATCCACAAATTCCTTCTCCATGTTTCAATCAGGGGAAGAAACGACCTATCTACAAGAGAATCCTGCTGATATCTAATAGCGAGAGCGATTGAACAAGTATTTAAGTTAAACAACTgtctttttatttgtaaatccCCATTTGTTTTGATGACACTGTGGACTAAAAATATTCCATTCGGTAAACGCCGAAGCGTGTAATTCGGTTTGTATTAATGTGctctttaattgtattgttaataaactgttcttattttgaaacaaatgcataaataaaaagttcattgatgaatacttttttaaagtttgcaCTGAAACATTAGTAATTACTAAACTGCAACATAATTACTTGGATAACTACTTTTTCGGTGAACCGGAAATGGAAAATGCGGTCACACAATTTGCAtgaggggcgtcccacgggtAGCGTCGTAAATATCAATCTcctaataataaataaataaaaaaaaactaataaaactccgtaaataagcattaaagaaacagaacactcgtgatcatagaaaaactatattttcagtcgtggcttcgccactcgtgaaaatatgtttttctatgacacttatgaaataaaatacgatcttacactgaaataaacacatatcctctttacatttgtttgacgagatgctttgttgcataagtcgaaataaacttcttttctgttctgttttatcCTAACGTCACAGCGAATTACTTCTTGAGTTGATGAGTGATCGTTCAGAAACTGTATACACGTGATCAGTTTGAACTTGAATATGAACCACGCTTTAATTAGATTCTTGTTACGCACGTTATAATGAAATTTATGAACGAAGTTTGACATTTTGAACATTAAATAGTCTAACAggacttcaaaccaaatatagtCCATTTATTTGATAGTATATATTCCGTTACTCTGTGATAAGTTTCAAAGGATATGATAATATTCCTTTAGACCACATGTGAGGAAACATCAGTATATTATATAGTTCCATTCAAGcaaaatattaaagtgacactcgttttttaatcaataaatactcatgtacaacaaacatacatgttgagtgataaacctttaactaattaCTAAAGAATGCATTTATCGAACATAGTAATTATTGATTACAAGGTTGTAACCGTGtttaaatagctgaaaaagcATAAATACTGGTGTGCCCTAAAAGTTACAGTGATCAACGATCTTCACATAAGGTACCCTGTCTCCTGTACCTTTCTTTCCAATTAATCActgtatctttcataagaaccattgtttttgttatgttttcatcattttcggtaattaaaaaccattttattaattgtggtgcattttatttgggagtgagagtgcatctttattcTTTAATGGTAGGCCcattaatgtgtattttgtattaaaacaggACCGAACGGTTCCAAGTGCACAGTGTTATGGACTCCCATGACGGGGGTGTTATTCCTTCCATATGTTCTATGACTGAGGAGGATACATTATCAGATGTAAACACAAACGAAGATGACTTTTTGCCTTTCCCACACCTTTTGACTGAGGAGGACACAATATCAGATGAACCCACAAACGAGTTGACTCATGTGTCTTCAGcagaaaaatcaacatttacaaTAATTGGTAAATCATACTTAATTTGTAAGGCGtcaaattgcatttaattgaaataaaccaAAACAGATATCAGTATTTCTTCGAgatcaattaattaatttatagagTGCAAATATGCCAGGGCAATATTTTCGACTATCATCCCACACTATCGTCAACTACCACACTCTTgccctctgacgtcatgaaaTTTACAGTTTTAAGATTGTTTTCTCTCTTGatttacatgttaatattaatcgAATTATCAAAgtttttgttcggtataatcAAATAGACATTGCCTGCATTGAGGGcgacagtgcatattgtcaaccttCGGAAAACGCTGTTAACCTCGGCTTCGTCTCGGTCTACAGCATTttcctcatgttgacaatatgcactgttaCCACCAAGGcagtaatatttatataatgtacatgtattcttgAAACTcttttttgatatgatttactATGATTTAAGACAGGAAAGAAGTGTATACACTTGGCGACAAAATCAAAGTACAGATAGAGCTTTACGACCATGCTGGGAACCGGAAGTCTAGTGGAGGCGAGTTGGTCAAAGTCACCCTTACCAGAAGTGACCTTACAAATACGGCTGTCACTGGTTACGTGCTTGACAACGGTAACGGAAGCTACACGGCGGAAATAGAGGCACTATGGGCTGGCAAATCAAACTTGTCTGCTAGTCTGGTTTACAGCAGGCAAGCCATAGCTGCTCTATATAGAATAAGGAGAGAGGTGAGTTGGTTACTACTTTGTAATAATGACTTTTGTGTCTATTTGTGTCTCATTTCAGATACATATACAAACTATGTTATAATGAAGTCCCATTCGATACAATCAACCGTGGAAGAGAAGGTTAGTAAAATATAAACCTCGGGAATGAATCAAATCTATAGTCATAGAAAAAATACTCTATTTTGACGTGTGATTtggtttatatttacaaataaagatATGAATTATTAGCATTAGACCtctttaaaacttgttttttgACCTTCTCACTTAAAGTTGCATGGTTActccaaaaaagatttaccacaattcatacacttgttttaatatacgaaaaaggatgaatacacgTCGGAATGAGTGGTTCTcaggataccgagttgaataTGAAAGGAAGGTGCAGACAACAACGTTTTTCTGATtgatgagacgatagtagatcgcagtaaattttttagcattatccaatcatttaatatttttgcgttttcagccgTTATAATCTCGTTATGAGtaattattattcttttataaatgcattaattagtaaGACGTTGAAGGTATATCATTCAAAAGTTATGTTATACAtatgtgtgtattgattttaaataagtgtgtcactttaaagcgAACACGTCGACAGAAACGTTTAAGAAACCAGGCCCAAATatttcgaaacttcttaagtccatTGAAACGAGATTAAACTACATGTAAGCTcactaattttgtttttcaattattgg
This genomic stretch from Mya arenaria isolate MELC-2E11 chromosome 10, ASM2691426v1 harbors:
- the LOC128204408 gene encoding NXPE family member 3-like translates to MDSHDGGVIPSICSMTEEDTLSDVNTNEDDFLPFPHLLTEEDTISDEPTNELTHVSSAEKSTFTIIDRKEVYTLGDKIKVQIELYDHAGNRKSSGGELVKVTLTRSDLTNTAVTGYVLDNGNGSYTAEIEALWAGKSNLSASLVYSRQAIAALYRIRREILSTRVIQATFSSRTYQETTDCHPNISHLLKLKNYSAFCNFTYINSGMPWYCGRPRDIHLLCEDWHAVKTQAFPPLPITKVEDTIISRGVVPISKAIALQVAGNRQMEAKNPCSRRNFRELWRERQPTGYFFNGIWHLRQCAGRSKRHYSSTVM